The following is a genomic window from Synechococcus sp. JA-2-3B'a(2-13).
TGAGAACCTTCTTTGCCCGCGAAGAGCTGGGATCCGTAAACCCAGGGGATACCGTTACCGTGTTTTTGCTGGGATCCCCAGGGGCGCAGGGATCGTTTTCCATCCCCGGCATTGCCTACAACCTGCCACTGCAGGAAACCCGCCCAGGGCAATACGAGGGCAGCTACACCTTCCGCAGCCAAGACCGGGCCTCAGAAGCGCCTGTTTTTGCCCGCTTGGAGCGGGATGGACTGGTAACCCTGGTGCAGCTGCCGGATAAGACCATCACCATCGGGCGGGTTACCGACACCACCTTCCCCACCATCAGCGAACTGGCCCCTCCCAACGGATCCCTAACCGACAACTCTCGCCCCTCCATCTCAGCCCGTTTCCAAGATGACCAAGGAATTGACCTGAATAGCTTTACCTTGCTGGTGAACAACGCGGATGTCACCGCCCAAGCCCAGCTCACCCGCACCGGCTTCGCCTACACCCCAGCCGAGCCGCTGCCCACCGATCGACCGACCTTGATCGCCGTCCAAATTGCCGATACCAGCGGCAACACCACCATCCAGCAGTGGTCTTTCCAGGTGCAGGCCGCCCAGCCCACTCCCACACCAACTCCAACACCCGCACCAACCCCAACCCCAACACCGACAGCAACACCCACTCCCACGCTGACTTCAACACCAACCCCGACACCTACGCCCGCCCCAACACTCACCCCCACGCCACCCACACCGACCCCCACGCCGGAAGCTACACCCACTCCCACTCCCCAGCCTAGCGGGGAGCCTTCACCTTCACCTTCTCCAGAAGGACGGTCTCCTGCAGAACCCAAGCCGGAGTCCAGCCCCGAGGCTCAGGAGAGTGAGGCTACAGAGTCTCCTAAGCCAGAATCCCCAGCCCCCCAGCCAGGGGATCCCGGCGGACCGACTCCTTCTCCTTCCCCCAGCCCCTAGGGAAAACTCGATCCAGACCCCGAACAGGCTCAATAGTGTTTTAAGAGCTTCCGATCCCTTAATACCTACTAAATCTAGTGGGCACAAGCGGGGCAGGATGTTAAGCTACTGCCAGTTGTGACCGGATGGGATCCATGAGCTCAACCTTGCAGCCGTTCCTGCATTTGTTGCAGAGGAGTTCCTTTTGGGGGGTGTTGATAGCCGGTGCCGTTACCCCGGTTGCCGCTCAGCAGTTCGAGTTCACCCCTCAGTCGGTACCCCCCAGGGGGGATCCCGTCCCTACCCTGCCCTTGCTGAGCCCTCCGCCCTCCCCCAGCTCTGCCGCCCCACCGGCCCTACCGCCTGTACCTCAGGTGCCGCAAATGCCGCTGGATCCCACAGCTCCGGCCTTGGACCCGATCCCGGTGGTGCCCGTTCAAGCGGCCCCAGGTGGACAACTCCCCCAAGGCGAGGCCTATTCCTATCAACGTCGGCCCGACCTCAGCCCAGGTGGGGATCTCCCTGGAGCCACGCGGGGCGAGCTGCCTGCCGGCACCCGTATTCTCCTCACGGTCTACCGCCCCATCACTTTCCAGCCCTACCAGGCCATTAACGGCCACCTGGAAGTCTCCGAGCCGGTGGTGGATCGCTTTGGCCAGGTGGTGATCCCGGCAGGGAGTGTAGTGTGGGGCACTTTTGAGCCGGTTTACCGAGAACTGAAGTTGTCTGGCCGGGAGGCGGAGAGCGCCGATCCCCAAGAGCGGGTCGTCGGCAGCCGCTTTGTGGCCAACCGCCTCACCATTGGGTCTTCCACCTACTTGGTGAGAGGCCAATCTGCGCCGCTACCAGTCGGGTTGGATCGCAACGCCGACGTCGGCACAACTGTAGCCCGCGGGGCAGGCTATGGGGCAGCAGGTGGGTTGGCCTTGGGGATCCTCACGGGGGGATGGGGCTTTTTGCCGATCTTGGCCGGCAGCTTGGCCGGCGCTGCGGCAGGCAGTACCAATATTGACCGGGTGGTGACGCTGCAGCCCAATACGCTGGTGGAGCTGGAGCTGACCGATAGCCTGATCATCCAATGAACTGGCCAACCCTCTTTTGCCCTGTGGCTGGCTGAAGTGACTCGGGGCAGCTCGGTAGAGTAGAAGAGAGCCCCCTCCATTGCTTCCATGGCCTTCTGGATCTACGTTGTGCCCCCGCTGGCCGGGCTGGTGATCGGCTATTTCACCAACGACATTGCCATCAAAATGCTGTTCCGGCCCTACCGCCCCTATCGGGTTTTCGGCTGGCGCATCCCCTTTACCCCCGGTTTGATCCCGCAGAACCAACCCCGTCTGGCCAAGCAGATCGCCAAGACCATCATGGGATCCCTGCTCACGCCGGAGGAACTGCACAATCTGGCCCGTAAGCTGCTGCAAACCGAGCGCATGCAAGCTGGGATCCGCTGGCTGCTGGGGGTAGCTCTGGATCGGCTGCAAAACCCTGAGCAGCAGCAGCAAACCGCCCAGGTGTTGGCGCGCATTTTGGCCGATCTGTTTAACGAGTCGTTGCCCCGCCTGGTGAAGGTGCTGGCCCGTCAAGAAACCTTTTTGGAAGGGCCCATTAACCAACTGTT
Proteins encoded in this region:
- a CDS encoding S-layer homology domain-containing protein, whose translation is MRELSLWQGWKTAALVISCSSLAWLGDPAWAQLSDISTYWGAQYIAGLNERQIIGGFPDGTFRPNESITRAQFAVIVTKAFGLDTNVPVRSFADPIPSWAAPSIGAAAAAGFVSGFPDGTFRPNDVLTRAQAITVLTRAATNGRLIEDAGQIDAILSAFGDANLVPNFARAPIATAVQKGLLVLYPNPTQLNAQAVATRGEVAALTYQALAKVGRVPNLDPPVGAAIPGPGIRTELLAQVTPTPEPLTTPDIPIEPLVETLPAAPEVRTFFAREELGSVNPGDTVTVFLLGSPGAQGSFSIPGIAYNLPLQETRPGQYEGSYTFRSQDRASEAPVFARLERDGLVTLVQLPDKTITIGRVTDTTFPTISELAPPNGSLTDNSRPSISARFQDDQGIDLNSFTLLVNNADVTAQAQLTRTGFAYTPAEPLPTDRPTLIAVQIADTSGNTTIQQWSFQVQAAQPTPTPTPTPAPTPTPTPTATPTPTLTSTPTPTPTPAPTLTPTPPTPTPTPEATPTPTPQPSGEPSPSPSPEGRSPAEPKPESSPEAQESEATESPKPESPAPQPGDPGGPTPSPSPSP